One window of Triticum dicoccoides isolate Atlit2015 ecotype Zavitan chromosome 5A, WEW_v2.0, whole genome shotgun sequence genomic DNA carries:
- the LOC119298470 gene encoding bisdemethoxycurcumin synthase-like — translation MAMGSCGTSGGMAGRRHAAMLGIGTANPTGVLVPQDVFAENLFRVTNSDHLPELKEKLRRICEKSGIERRHFHLTEETLAAHPELFDRELPSLDTRVDMTADAVPKLAQCAAAKAIAEWGRPTADITHLVFSTYSACQAPTADLRLATLLGLRPTVSRTMLSLHGCYGGGRALSLAKELAENNRGARVLVACSEMTLVCFGAPDGGNIVGHALFGDGAGAVVVGAGPFLDGERRPIFEMVSATQTTIPRTEHALGMRVSGGGVDFHLAIQVPTLVGQNVEQCLLDAFRSAIVDDDDGGAAPPPSPCSGNGNGRWNDLFWAVHPGGRPILDNINKVLMLEPEKLAASRHVLREYGNMSGATIVFVLDELRRGRSPLPEWGALLAFGPGITIEAMVLRCPR, via the exons ATGGCCATGGGAAGCTGCGGAACCAGCGGTGGTATGGCCGGGCGGCGGCACGCGGCCATGCTCGGCATCGGCACGGCGAACCCGACCGGCGTCCTAGTGCCCCAAGACGTCTTCGCCGAGAACCTCTTCCGCGTCACCAACAGCGACCACCTCCCTGAACTCAAGGAGAAGCTCAGGAGAATCT GCGAAAAATCCGGCATCGAGAGGCGGCACTTCCACCTGACGGAGGAGACGCTGGCCGCGCACCCGGAGCTGTTCGACAGGGAGCTGCCGTCGCTGGACACCCGCGTGGACATGACAGCCGACGCCGTGCCGAAGCTGGCGCAGTGCGCCGCGGCCAAGGCCATCGCCGAGTGGGGCCGCCCGACCGCCGACATCACCCACCTCGTCTTCAGCACCTACTCCGCCTGCCAGGCCCCCACCGCCGACCTCCGGCTGGCCACGCTGCTGGGCCTCCGCCCCACGGTGAGCCGCACCATGCTCAGCCTCCACGGCTGCTACGGCGGCGGCAGGGCGCTGAGCCTCGCCAAGGAGCTGGCCGAGAACAACCGCGGCGCGCGCGTCCTCGTCGCCTGCTCCGAGATGACGCTCGTCTGCTTCGGAGCGCCCGACGGCGGCAACATCGTCGGCCACGCGCTGTTCGGGGACGGAGCGGGCGCCGTCGTCGTCGGGGCCGGCCCTTTCCTCGACGGCGAGCGGCGCCCGATCTTCGAGATGGTCTCCGCCACGCAGACCACGATTCCCAGGACCGAGCACGCGCTGGGCATGCGGGTCTCCGGGGGCGGCGTCGACTTCCACCTGGCCATCCAGGTGCCCACGCTCGTCGGGCAGAACGTGGAGCAATGCCTTCTCGACGCATTCCGTAGCGCCATTgtcgacgacgacgacggtggtgcTGCTCCTCCGCCATCCCCATGCTCTGGGAATGGGAACGGGAGGTGGAACGACCTCTTCTGGGCGGTGCACCCAGGAGGCCGTCCGATCCTGGATAACATAAACAAGGTGCTGATGCTGGAGCCGGAGAAGCTGGCGGCCAGCCGGCATGTGCTCCGCGAGTACGGCAACATGAGCGGCGCCACGATCGTGTTCGTGCTTGACGAGCTGCGCCGGGGCCGGAGCCCGCTGCCGGAGTGGGGTGCACTGCTGGCCTTCGGACCGGGAATCACGATCGAGGCCATGGTGCTCCGCTGTCCACGCTAG